In Pajaroellobacter abortibovis, the following are encoded in one genomic region:
- a CDS encoding metallophosphoesterase family protein, which translates to MRFGIFSDIHANQEALHAVLQAYRDKRVEVYYCLGDTVGYGGSPNECANLVRQIARATILGNHDAAVARRMDYSYYYEEARHALDVHASILSADNLAWLRSLPYSESVEEHGLLLCHGSPVDLEQFEYIFSVAEAEACFPLWDKLGHITLVGHSHLCKVFALNYATKTVEELPAVAFKLEPDAKYIVSVGSVGQPRDYDNRASYTIYDSTEKRFEFHRIEYDIELASERIKQANLDANFAQRLFLGA; encoded by the coding sequence ATGCGCTTTGGTATATTCAGTGATATCCATGCGAATCAGGAGGCACTTCACGCGGTCCTTCAGGCATACCGGGATAAACGAGTGGAGGTATATTATTGCCTGGGGGATACCGTCGGATATGGGGGATCCCCCAATGAATGTGCCAATTTGGTTCGGCAGATTGCGCGTGCGACGATTCTGGGAAACCACGATGCGGCAGTAGCCCGTCGGATGGATTATTCCTATTATTATGAAGAAGCGCGCCATGCGCTGGATGTGCATGCCTCGATTCTATCGGCGGATAATTTGGCTTGGCTCCGTTCTCTCCCCTATTCTGAGAGCGTGGAAGAGCATGGGCTGCTTTTGTGTCACGGTTCTCCGGTTGATCTGGAACAGTTTGAGTACATTTTTTCCGTTGCAGAAGCGGAGGCTTGTTTCCCGTTGTGGGACAAGCTAGGCCATATTACTCTGGTGGGGCATTCGCATTTGTGTAAGGTGTTCGCTTTAAACTACGCTACCAAGACCGTGGAAGAGTTACCAGCTGTTGCTTTTAAACTCGAGCCAGATGCAAAATACATTGTCTCTGTAGGCTCAGTGGGACAACCTCGAGATTATGATAATCGGGCTAGCTACACGATTTACGATAGTACAGAAAAACGATTTGAATTTCATCGCATTGAATACGACATTGAACTGGCATCAGAGCGGATCAAACAAGCGAATCTGGATGCCAATTTTGCCCAGCGATTGTTTTTAGGAGCGTAG
- a CDS encoding HAD family hydrolase, translated as MICNVPYTRLAFKEQVTLLNRVLARCTSKPDAPPPVVIFDIDGTLVDNRPRTCAILKEFAVHMERRGLPMADRLASVSPEQLVYLLTESLELLGIFQTDMVAEIEAFWRVRFFSESYLCHDIPLLGAVSFVRACYEAGATCLYLTARDFPLMGRGSFQSLRDLGFPIGIPGTQLVLKPDAGMPDEAFKRLEASKVARVGEVIAAFDNEPSNCNIFHSIYPHSDTVLLDTQHLPGAPPLTEGIAAIENFYRKINS; from the coding sequence ATGATTTGTAATGTTCCTTACACTCGACTTGCTTTCAAGGAGCAAGTGACTCTTTTGAATCGAGTTCTTGCTCGGTGTACTTCCAAACCGGATGCACCCCCTCCCGTTGTCATTTTTGATATTGATGGGACTTTGGTGGATAACCGCCCTCGTACGTGTGCGATTTTAAAGGAATTTGCAGTACATATGGAACGGCGTGGATTGCCGATGGCTGACCGTTTAGCTTCTGTATCCCCCGAACAGCTCGTCTATTTGCTTACAGAGTCGCTTGAATTGCTCGGAATTTTTCAGACCGATATGGTTGCAGAAATCGAGGCCTTTTGGAGGGTTCGATTTTTTTCAGAAAGCTATCTCTGCCATGATATCCCTCTTCTGGGTGCGGTTTCGTTTGTTCGGGCTTGCTATGAAGCAGGGGCGACTTGTCTCTATTTAACGGCTCGAGATTTCCCTTTGATGGGGCGTGGCTCTTTCCAAAGTCTCCGGGATTTGGGATTCCCGATTGGGATTCCGGGCACACAACTCGTTCTCAAGCCGGATGCAGGGATGCCGGATGAAGCGTTTAAACGATTGGAAGCGTCTAAAGTAGCGAGGGTTGGTGAAGTGATTGCCGCTTTTGACAATGAGCCCTCAAACTGCAACATTTTCCATTCGATCTATCCTCACAGCGACACTGTGTTGTTAGACACCCAACACCTTCCAGGAGCTCCCCCTCTCACCGAAGGGATCGCAGCTATCGAGAATTTTTATCGGAAGATCAATTCCTAA
- a CDS encoding DnaJ C-terminal domain-containing protein: MEVDRSANAEEIKTAFRKLAVKYHPDRNQDDPEAGNKFKAINEAYQVLSDPKQRARYDQMGSTWDRSPFEEQNPFSDFTSVSPEGIFDELFNFFGGHSRPSGNLQTQIEISLEEAAFGCEKKVSYERRVICPACRENRQHTRGRTAVCPTCQGNGQLLSSSFFVFTGRICPSCQGSGRVIPAVHCNQCNSTGLITITNTLTVTLPPGIEDGTANTVTRAGDRTHPDHPPGNLELRIAIRPHPIFQRMGHDIECKATIGFPQAALGTEIEVPTLEGARKLRIPAGTQPNTVLRIKGKGLPHHNQSQRGDQLVTIHIQVPISLTSYQQELLEKLALSLDGKEAIGHLSLFQRVRRFFSNLLGRLKLFK; the protein is encoded by the coding sequence TTGGAAGTTGATCGAAGCGCTAATGCTGAGGAGATCAAGACGGCATTTCGAAAATTGGCAGTGAAATATCATCCCGATCGTAATCAAGACGATCCTGAAGCAGGAAACAAGTTTAAAGCAATCAATGAAGCCTACCAGGTGCTTAGCGATCCGAAGCAGCGCGCTCGCTACGATCAAATGGGGAGCACGTGGGACAGGAGCCCTTTTGAAGAACAAAATCCCTTCTCCGACTTTACCAGCGTTTCTCCAGAAGGTATTTTTGACGAGCTCTTCAACTTTTTTGGAGGGCATTCTCGCCCTTCGGGAAACCTTCAAACCCAGATCGAAATCAGCCTGGAAGAAGCTGCTTTTGGATGTGAGAAAAAGGTCTCTTACGAGCGACGTGTCATTTGTCCAGCCTGTCGTGAAAACCGTCAGCACACGCGAGGGAGAACAGCTGTCTGCCCCACATGCCAAGGGAACGGTCAGCTCCTTTCATCTTCGTTTTTTGTGTTCACAGGGAGAATTTGCCCTTCATGTCAAGGGAGTGGCAGGGTCATACCGGCTGTACACTGCAATCAATGCAACAGCACAGGGCTCATCACTATCACCAACACTCTCACGGTCACACTCCCTCCCGGCATCGAAGACGGGACAGCCAACACTGTTACAAGGGCAGGAGATAGGACGCATCCTGATCACCCTCCCGGCAATCTTGAATTACGCATTGCAATCCGTCCGCATCCGATCTTTCAACGCATGGGTCATGATATCGAATGCAAAGCCACCATCGGATTCCCACAGGCTGCACTCGGCACGGAGATCGAAGTCCCCACGCTCGAAGGCGCAAGGAAGTTACGGATCCCAGCAGGCACACAACCGAACACCGTACTCAGAATCAAAGGGAAAGGACTCCCTCACCACAATCAATCGCAGCGCGGGGATCAGCTGGTTACTATTCACATTCAAGTCCCCATTTCCTTAACCTCTTATCAGCAGGAACTGTTAGAAAAGCTTGCGCTGTCGCTCGACGGAAAAGAAGCGATTGGTCATCTATCTTTATTTCAAAGAGTACGCCGCTTCTTCAGCAACCTTCTCGGCCGCTTGAAGCTTTTCAAATAG
- the trxA gene encoding thioredoxin, translating to MSHSTLPEITQTNFESEVEQSVIPVLVDFSATWCGPCKMQAPILEQLQANYQGKYKFVKIDIDTSPSIATKFGIRSVPTLLIFKGGKIVQQHVGLADSNKVLQLLSA from the coding sequence ATGAGCCATTCGACCCTCCCTGAGATAACACAAACCAATTTTGAATCTGAAGTAGAACAATCAGTCATTCCTGTTTTGGTTGATTTCAGCGCGACTTGGTGCGGTCCATGCAAAATGCAAGCCCCTATTCTCGAACAATTGCAAGCCAATTATCAAGGCAAGTACAAGTTTGTAAAAATAGATATTGATACATCTCCTTCCATTGCAACCAAATTCGGGATCCGCAGTGTTCCTACACTGCTTATTTTTAAAGGGGGAAAGATTGTTCAACAGCACGTTGGCCTAGCCGATTCCAACAAAGTGCTGCAGCTTCTGAGCGCATAG